From the genome of Candidatus Buchananbacteria bacterium, one region includes:
- a CDS encoding cysteine--tRNA ligase, with amino-acid sequence MENLKLFNTLVRKKQDFKPLKNRTVGLYTCGPTVYDYAHIGNLRTYIFEDILKRVLVYNGYKVNHIENITDVGHLVSDADEGEDKMMKALRRENLDFTAKSLLKLAAKYTEAFRHDIKLLNISEPDKWTKATDHVEEMIKLIQRIEKNGYTYETADGIYFDTSKLENYGELAGLEKVDLKAGVRVAMGEKKNPTDFALWIKAVGENKNHVMVWPSPWGTGFPGWHIECSAMSMKYLGEHFDIHCGGIDHVPVHHTNEIAQNEGATKKKSVEFWCHGEFLVIDSARMGKSEGNFITLQTLIDKDFEPLAYRYLCLQAHYRQKLNFSWESLQAAENALLKLWETVVDYGKVAKTGCAEYEKRFLEVVNDDLNMPKALAIVWELVKDKDFSDGAKKCTLLKFDTVLGLGLQQAKKQLIPEHIRAVAEEREAARAAKDWVKADNLRKQIEQDGYIIADTAQGFIIKTKK; translated from the coding sequence ATGGAAAATTTGAAACTTTTTAATACTTTAGTTAGAAAAAAACAAGATTTTAAGCCGTTAAAAAATAGAACTGTTGGCCTGTATACCTGTGGACCAACAGTTTATGATTATGCTCATATTGGTAATCTGCGGACGTATATTTTTGAAGACATTTTAAAGCGAGTGTTAGTGTACAATGGTTATAAAGTTAACCACATTGAAAACATTACGGATGTGGGCCATCTGGTTTCTGATGCCGACGAGGGTGAAGATAAAATGATGAAAGCTTTAAGGCGCGAGAACCTGGACTTTACCGCCAAGAGCCTTTTGAAATTAGCTGCTAAATATACCGAAGCTTTCCGTCATGATATTAAGCTACTTAACATTTCCGAACCGGATAAATGGACCAAGGCTACCGATCATGTTGAGGAAATGATCAAGCTAATTCAGCGCATTGAAAAAAATGGCTACACCTATGAAACAGCCGACGGCATATATTTTGACACCAGCAAACTTGAAAATTATGGCGAGCTGGCTGGACTGGAAAAAGTTGATCTAAAGGCGGGTGTGCGGGTAGCGATGGGGGAGAAAAAGAATCCTACAGATTTTGCGTTGTGGATTAAAGCGGTTGGCGAAAATAAAAATCATGTTATGGTTTGGCCAAGTCCGTGGGGAACAGGCTTTCCGGGGTGGCACATTGAATGTAGCGCGATGTCAATGAAATATTTGGGCGAACACTTTGACATTCATTGCGGCGGTATTGATCATGTTCCGGTTCACCATACCAATGAGATTGCTCAAAATGAAGGAGCAACTAAAAAGAAATCAGTTGAATTTTGGTGCCATGGTGAATTTCTGGTTATTGATTCGGCTCGAATGGGAAAAAGCGAAGGAAATTTTATCACGCTGCAAACTCTAATTGATAAAGACTTTGAGCCATTGGCCTATCGTTATTTATGTTTGCAGGCTCACTACCGGCAAAAACTTAATTTTTCCTGGGAATCGTTACAGGCGGCAGAAAACGCTTTGCTAAAACTTTGGGAAACGGTAGTTGATTATGGCAAGGTCGCTAAAACGGGATGTGCGGAATATGAAAAGAGATTTTTAGAAGTGGTTAATGATGATTTAAATATGCCAAAGGCTTTGGCGATTGTCTGGGAGTTAGTTAAAGATAAAGATTTTTCTGATGGCGCAAAGAAGTGCACGTTGTTAAAATTTGATACTGTACTGGGGTTGGGCTTGCAACAGGCTAAAAAACAACTAATCCCGGAACATATTAGGGCTGTGGCCGAAGAACGTGAAGCCGCTCGGGCCGCTAAGGACTGGGTGAAGGCCGATAATTTGCGAAAGCAGATTGAGCAGGACGGATATATAATCGCCGACACTGCGCAAGGGTTTATTATTAAAACAAAAAAATAA
- a CDS encoding glycosyltransferase has protein sequence MPKKVLIVYATGGMGHVSAARAIESAFKQKYPEVEVNNIDVIDYANTVYKKFFVDGYNYVSAKKPQMWGWLYKKFNNPNRQKLPTALSRLAIEGHFIPYVKKYNPDFIISTHPLPMRLISHSKEANVIDIYSSMVVTDFGCHSFWVDKEVNYYFTATDDVGKCLQNYGVKPEQVVVTGIPVELKFSQELNRSELQAKFGLQRDLFTMLIVGGQFSFESLQNVINSVELKHHGKVQFLVVAGRDKDLKEAIESSDLKTKSNTKVFGFVSNMDELMTVSDVIFSKAGGLTVSECMAKALPMIINKVIPGQEEDNVTYLVDKGAAVRVKDFNEVGGVVSELLADPAKIALMRQAAKSIGRPNSAIAVADFVLKKIAQK, from the coding sequence ATGCCAAAAAAAGTTTTAATTGTGTACGCCACCGGTGGCATGGGCCATGTTTCTGCCGCCCGGGCGATTGAAAGCGCTTTCAAACAAAAATATCCGGAAGTGGAGGTTAATAATATTGATGTGATTGATTACGCCAATACCGTGTATAAGAAATTTTTTGTTGATGGTTATAATTACGTCAGCGCCAAAAAACCACAAATGTGGGGCTGGCTGTATAAAAAATTTAACAATCCAAACCGCCAGAAATTGCCGACCGCTTTGTCGCGCTTGGCGATTGAAGGGCATTTTATTCCATACGTCAAAAAATACAATCCGGATTTTATTATTTCAACCCATCCGTTGCCAATGCGGTTAATTTCCCATTCCAAAGAGGCTAACGTCATCGATATTTATTCGTCAATGGTGGTCACTGATTTTGGTTGTCATAGTTTTTGGGTCGATAAAGAAGTAAACTACTATTTTACGGCGACTGATGACGTCGGTAAGTGTTTGCAAAATTATGGTGTTAAACCAGAGCAGGTAGTGGTTACCGGCATTCCGGTTGAGTTGAAATTTTCTCAAGAATTGAACCGATCCGAACTGCAGGCTAAGTTCGGTTTGCAACGTGATTTGTTTACCATGCTGATTGTTGGTGGACAATTTAGTTTCGAGTCACTGCAGAATGTCATTAATAGTGTCGAGTTAAAACATCATGGCAAAGTTCAGTTTTTAGTGGTGGCTGGTCGCGACAAAGATTTGAAAGAGGCGATTGAGTCGTCCGACTTAAAGACAAAATCAAACACCAAAGTATTTGGTTTTGTCAGTAACATGGATGAACTTATGACAGTGTCGGATGTTATTTTCTCTAAAGCTGGAGGGTTGACGGTGTCAGAATGCATGGCTAAGGCCTTACCTATGATTATCAATAAAGTTATCCCGGGTCAGGAAGAAGATAATGTTACCTATTTGGTTGATAAGGGCGCGGCGGTGCGGGTGAAGGATTTTAACGAGGTTGGGGGAGTGGTCAGCGAGCTTTTAGCTGACCCCGCCAAAATTGCTTTGATGCGCCAGGCAGCTAAAAGCATTGGCCGGCCGAATTCAGCGATCGCAGTTGCTGATTTTGTTCTAAAAAAAATCGCCCAAAAGTAA
- the corA gene encoding magnesium/cobalt transporter CorA, with protein sequence MPKVQKVSFAHFDWINITDPSETEINQLGQEYKFHPLDLADCISTSHRSKIDVYQKYTFLVLLFPVFDEKNRQIDSTEFNIFISKNYLITINRGNLKIFTDFFDLFRVSSDMRQKYDDKSPEKLLYEMLHKIFYYIFPMIDHLSEDCDNIENAIFAGKEKKMVSEILVIRRNITDFRKIMQVHKNVLKKLIYNLKDSPLFVMKKTDAYFESLLDYTKEIWDTLENLKERIEALQQTNESQIQFRLNDIMRILTIISVIVFPVTLLAGIFGMNTTHSMPFLNNEFGFWYIIGIMVCIVLGMLLFFKKKRWL encoded by the coding sequence ATGCCAAAAGTCCAAAAAGTTTCATTTGCCCATTTTGACTGGATTAACATCACCGACCCCAGCGAAACAGAAATTAACCAATTAGGTCAGGAATACAAATTTCACCCGCTAGACCTGGCTGATTGTATTTCCACCAGTCACCGTAGCAAAATTGACGTGTACCAAAAATACACTTTTTTAGTACTCCTGTTTCCTGTTTTTGACGAAAAAAATCGACAAATTGACTCGACTGAATTTAATATTTTTATCAGTAAAAACTACCTTATCACCATCAACCGCGGAAATCTGAAAATTTTTACTGATTTTTTTGATTTATTCAGAGTCAGTTCCGATATGCGGCAAAAATATGATGATAAATCACCGGAAAAGCTGCTCTATGAAATGCTGCATAAAATCTTTTATTACATTTTCCCAATGATTGATCACTTAAGTGAAGACTGCGACAATATTGAAAATGCCATTTTCGCCGGCAAAGAAAAAAAGATGGTTTCAGAAATTTTGGTCATCAGGCGAAACATTACGGATTTTCGTAAAATTATGCAGGTGCATAAAAACGTTTTGAAAAAATTAATTTATAACCTCAAAGACAGCCCGCTGTTTGTAATGAAAAAAACCGACGCTTACTTTGAAAGTCTGCTTGATTACACCAAAGAAATTTGGGACACGTTAGAAAATCTTAAAGAACGTATTGAAGCCCTTCAGCAAACCAACGAATCACAAATCCAATTTCGACTTAATGATATTATGAGAATCTTAACCATTATCTCGGTTATTGTCTTTCCGGTAACGCTTCTGGCGGGAATTTTTGGTATGAATACCACACATTCAATGCCATTTTTAAATAACGAATTTGGTTTCTGGTATATTATTGGGATCATGGTTTGTATTGTCCTGGGGATGCTGCTGTTTTTCAAAAAAAAGCGTTGGTTATAG
- a CDS encoding type IV secretion system DNA-binding domain-containing protein has protein sequence MSLFAIQAGVPKPNYPNLAPEVAIDQSYFFVALDLAVLVVLVIILFYLVRLLLRSKSFMPDSFAKVVLLVTVPKESSDSADQEETIEQLKNQISVAESWLATLGGQAPQKGFKAWLWGRSDHFSLEIVAKHQQISFYVATPKYLQGYMEQQILAQYPEANLTEVEDYNIFGPQSQVLSGYLKFSRSFMFPIKSYLDLNSDPLNAVTNSLSTIEPGDGIALQIIARSSHKRWHRIGSKVATELQKGRSLSEAIDATKTISLAKVVNFFSTKTPQQRQEKGETTSGLSPMQQELVKGLEEKTSKAGLDCNIRIIVSAKDKTSAEVYLKNVVNSFSQFNYYEYGNSFKLIKESSNRLIKDFIYRHYRESQKLILNIEELASLYHFPTPFLETPNIQWLLAKKLPPAVGLSSNGLLLGENIYRGKKSNIYLAPDDRRRHMYIIGMTGTGKSVLMSNLAIQDIRAGKGVCVIDPHGSLVESILESIPKERIDEVIYFNPADTNRPIGLNMLEAETIEQQDFAIQELIAIFYKLVTDPSMIGPMFEHNMRNAMLTLMADKKDPGTIVEIPRIFTDREFQRYKLGKVTDPMVRSFWEQEMAKTSDFHKSEMLGYLISKIGRFIENSMVRNIIGQPKSGFNFREIMDQQKILLVNLSKGRVGEVNSNLLGLIIVAKLQMAALSRTDIPENTRQDFYLYIDEFQNFITDSVATILAEARKYKLNLILAHQYIGQLTEGSGPEGKSYGDKIKDAIFGNVGTLMSFRIGVEDAEVIAKQMAPVVDEYDLMNIEKFNAYIRLLVDNQPRKAFNIHTFPPAHGDVRGVEDIIEFSRFKYGRDRQQIETEIVKRSRLGITGTQSVERSL, from the coding sequence ATGAGTCTTTTTGCAATCCAGGCGGGTGTGCCAAAACCTAACTATCCAAACCTTGCACCGGAAGTTGCAATCGACCAGTCTTATTTTTTTGTTGCTCTAGATTTAGCGGTGCTGGTTGTTTTAGTGATTATTTTGTTTTACTTAGTTCGTCTTTTGCTTCGATCAAAGAGTTTTATGCCGGATTCGTTTGCAAAAGTGGTTTTATTGGTAACGGTGCCAAAAGAATCTTCTGATTCGGCCGATCAGGAAGAAACTATTGAACAGTTGAAAAACCAAATTTCTGTGGCCGAAAGTTGGCTGGCAACACTGGGCGGCCAGGCGCCGCAAAAGGGGTTTAAAGCCTGGTTGTGGGGTCGGTCTGATCATTTTTCTTTGGAAATTGTCGCTAAACACCAGCAAATTTCTTTTTATGTGGCCACTCCAAAATATTTACAGGGGTATATGGAACAGCAGATTTTAGCCCAGTACCCCGAAGCTAATTTGACTGAAGTTGAAGACTATAATATTTTTGGGCCGCAATCGCAAGTGTTGTCCGGATATTTGAAATTTTCTCGGAGTTTCATGTTTCCGATTAAAAGTTATCTGGATCTTAATTCAGATCCACTAAACGCCGTAACAAACAGTTTGAGTACTATTGAACCTGGTGATGGTATTGCACTACAAATTATCGCTCGGTCAAGCCATAAGCGCTGGCATCGGATCGGATCAAAAGTGGCTACCGAGCTTCAGAAGGGCCGCAGCTTATCTGAGGCAATTGATGCCACTAAAACGATTAGTCTCGCTAAGGTGGTTAATTTTTTTAGTACTAAAACACCGCAACAGCGGCAAGAAAAAGGGGAAACTACTTCCGGACTGTCCCCGATGCAGCAGGAGCTAGTGAAGGGTTTGGAAGAAAAAACTTCGAAAGCCGGATTGGACTGTAATATTAGAATTATTGTTTCTGCTAAAGATAAGACATCGGCAGAGGTATATCTGAAAAATGTTGTGAACTCTTTTTCCCAATTTAATTATTATGAATATGGCAACAGTTTTAAATTGATTAAGGAATCTTCAAATAGGCTGATTAAAGATTTTATTTATCGCCACTATCGGGAAAGTCAGAAATTAATTTTGAATATTGAAGAACTGGCCAGTCTGTATCATTTTCCAACGCCATTTTTAGAGACACCTAATATCCAGTGGCTTCTGGCCAAAAAATTACCGCCCGCTGTCGGGCTGTCATCAAATGGTTTATTGCTGGGAGAAAATATTTATCGCGGCAAGAAATCAAATATTTATCTAGCCCCGGATGATCGCCGGCGGCATATGTACATCATCGGCATGACCGGTACTGGTAAATCGGTGTTGATGAGCAATTTGGCAATTCAAGACATTAGGGCCGGCAAGGGAGTTTGTGTGATTGATCCGCATGGCAGTTTGGTGGAGTCGATTTTAGAAAGCATCCCCAAGGAACGAATTGATGAGGTGATCTATTTTAATCCAGCCGATACCAACCGACCGATTGGTTTGAATATGTTGGAAGCTGAGACTATTGAACAACAGGATTTTGCCATTCAGGAATTAATCGCTATTTTTTATAAATTGGTCACTGATCCGTCAATGATTGGCCCGATGTTTGAACATAACATGAGAAATGCCATGCTGACTTTAATGGCGGATAAAAAGGACCCTGGTACGATTGTAGAAATCCCTCGAATTTTTACCGATCGTGAATTTCAGCGCTATAAGCTCGGTAAAGTTACTGATCCGATGGTTCGTTCGTTCTGGGAACAAGAAATGGCGAAAACTTCCGATTTTCATAAGTCGGAAATGCTTGGCTACTTGATTTCAAAGATTGGCCGGTTTATTGAAAACAGCATGGTTCGTAACATTATTGGCCAGCCGAAATCCGGGTTTAATTTCCGGGAAATTATGGATCAGCAAAAAATTCTCCTGGTTAACTTGTCAAAGGGGCGAGTGGGTGAGGTAAATAGCAACTTGCTTGGATTAATTATTGTTGCAAAATTACAAATGGCGGCGCTGTCGCGCACTGATATTCCGGAAAACACCAGGCAGGATTTTTATTTGTATATTGATGAATTCCAAAATTTCATTACTGACAGCGTGGCAACAATTTTAGCGGAAGCCAGAAAATACAAACTGAATTTGATTTTGGCTCATCAGTATATTGGTCAACTGACTGAAGGTTCGGGGCCGGAAGGCAAGAGCTACGGTGATAAAATTAAAGACGCAATTTTTGGGAATGTCGGCACATTGATGTCATTTCGAATTGGTGTTGAAGATGCGGAAGTTATTGCCAAACAGATGGCGCCGGTTGTTGATGAATATGACTTGATGAATATTGAGAAATTTAATGCTTATATCAGGCTTTTGGTTGATAACCAGCCACGAAAAGCTTTCAACATTCACACGTTTCCGCCCGCTCATGGCGACGTGCGGGGTGTTGAGGATATTATTGAGTTTTCGCGTTTTAAATACGGTCGTGATCGCCAGCAAATTGAAACTGAGATTGTTAAACGCAGTCGCTTAGGGATAACTGGTACCCAATCCGTTGAAAGGTCTTTATAA
- a CDS encoding class I SAM-dependent methyltransferase, with the protein MASAAFLFWLFFIPFILLGLGTFALGGVLAAPWVPLWKKDVRRMLELAEVKPGETVYDLGAGDGRIIIIAAKEFGATATGFEVAVLPFLWGYIKIKVLGLSKKAKLKYNNFFNQDLSQADVICVFLTPEAMKKLKPKFQKEKNKNCRIVSYAFKIPDWEPEKVSKGPGETSIYLYR; encoded by the coding sequence ATGGCTAGTGCTGCCTTTTTATTTTGGTTATTTTTCATCCCGTTTATTCTGTTGGGTTTGGGAACGTTTGCTTTGGGTGGTGTGTTAGCCGCACCATGGGTGCCGCTTTGGAAAAAAGATGTTCGTCGAATGTTGGAATTGGCCGAAGTAAAGCCAGGCGAAACAGTGTACGATTTAGGTGCCGGTGACGGCCGAATTATCATTATTGCTGCTAAAGAATTTGGCGCAACCGCAACCGGTTTTGAGGTTGCAGTCTTGCCATTTCTGTGGGGTTATATTAAAATAAAGGTACTTGGCTTAAGTAAGAAAGCTAAGCTTAAGTATAATAATTTTTTCAATCAGGATTTGAGTCAGGCGGACGTTATTTGTGTATTCCTGACACCGGAAGCAATGAAAAAATTGAAACCAAAATTTCAAAAAGAAAAAAATAAAAATTGTCGCATCGTTTCCTACGCCTTCAAAATTCCTGATTGGGAGCCGGAGAAAGTGAGTAAAGGGCCTGGAGAAACGTCCATTTATCTGTATCGGTAG
- the prmC gene encoding peptide chain release factor N(5)-glutamine methyltransferase, which produces MTIASALARAMNTINSSSASLDAEVLLSFVLKKPKEFFYTYPEKLLTKAQEKKFDQLIKRRIKHEPIAYITGEKEWFGLDFFVNRDVLIPRPETELLAEEAINLVKKRSVTIADIGTGSGCISIVLAKQLPNAKIYATDISAKALTIAKKNNRRHQTDIKFFKGNLLLPLKNKKIDIIVSNLPYGSTKIWKNLSVQQQKGLSYEPKIALYTTNSGLTKYEELFKQVKKYHVKPKTIIIEIDPTQSRLITQIIRRQFPKAKIDIKKDLAKLDRIVIVTIA; this is translated from the coding sequence ATGACTATCGCCAGCGCCTTAGCGCGAGCAATGAACACAATTAATAGTTCATCAGCCTCTCTTGATGCAGAGGTTTTATTATCTTTTGTTTTAAAAAAACCAAAAGAATTCTTCTACACTTATCCTGAAAAATTGCTAACCAAAGCTCAGGAAAAAAAATTTGATCAACTGATCAAGCGGCGAATAAAACACGAGCCGATTGCTTACATAACCGGTGAAAAAGAATGGTTTGGTCTTGATTTTTTTGTTAATCGAGATGTCCTTATCCCTCGACCGGAAACCGAATTACTGGCCGAAGAAGCAATCAACCTGGTAAAAAAAAGAAGTGTTACCATTGCCGATATTGGCACCGGTTCGGGCTGTATCAGTATAGTACTGGCTAAACAATTGCCCAACGCCAAAATCTACGCCACGGACATTTCCGCAAAAGCCCTGACAATTGCCAAAAAGAATAACCGCCGCCATCAAACTGACATCAAATTTTTTAAAGGCAATTTGCTCCTGCCGCTAAAAAACAAAAAAATTGACATCATCGTGTCAAATTTGCCGTACGGCAGCACAAAAATTTGGAAAAACCTTTCTGTCCAACAGCAAAAAGGTTTATCCTATGAACCAAAAATTGCCTTATATACGACAAACTCTGGATTAACCAAGTACGAAGAATTATTCAAACAAGTTAAGAAATACCATGTTAAACCCAAAACCATTATCATCGAGATTGATCCGACCCAAAGTCGTCTCATTACTCAGATTATCCGCCGGCAATTTCCCAAAGCAAAAATTGACATAAAAAAAGACCTAGCCAAACTAGATCGGATTGTCATTGTCACGATTGCCTAA
- the prfA gene encoding peptide chain release factor 1 translates to MDKKFLEIKERYNQLSLELADTAVINNPEKLKNVSQEFSRLEGAIKKINELEKIERQLAESEATINQDEDSDLIMIAQEEISGLNELKAKLESDILDIVTPPDPMDQKNIIIEIRAGTGGDEAALFAAELFRMYSRYAESQKWKTKILSSNRIGIGGFKEVIFEIAGNQVYKNLKYESGVHRVQRVPETEKSGRVHTSAATVAVLPEAEEVDIEIKLEDLRIDVFRAGGHGGQSVNTTDSAVRITHLPTGTVVSCQDEKSQQQNKAKALQILRSRILASEQERIAKERGESRKLQIGSGDRSEKIRTYNFPQDRVTDHRIKQNFNQIELIMDGKIEPIIEALKQADR, encoded by the coding sequence ATGGACAAAAAATTCCTCGAAATCAAAGAACGGTATAACCAACTTAGCCTTGAACTTGCGGACACGGCGGTGATTAATAATCCCGAAAAGCTAAAAAACGTGTCTCAAGAATTCAGCCGGCTTGAAGGCGCCATTAAAAAAATTAATGAGTTGGAGAAAATTGAACGGCAGCTTGCGGAAAGTGAGGCAACGATTAACCAAGACGAAGATAGTGATCTAATTATGATTGCTCAGGAGGAAATTTCCGGCCTCAATGAATTAAAAGCAAAACTGGAGTCAGATATTCTAGACATCGTCACCCCGCCAGACCCGATGGATCAAAAAAATATTATCATTGAAATCAGGGCCGGTACCGGCGGTGATGAAGCAGCACTCTTTGCGGCAGAGCTTTTTCGGATGTATTCCCGCTATGCGGAAAGTCAGAAATGGAAAACAAAAATTTTAAGCTCTAATCGAATTGGCATTGGCGGTTTTAAAGAAGTTATTTTTGAAATTGCCGGCAATCAAGTTTATAAAAATCTCAAGTATGAAAGCGGTGTTCACCGCGTCCAGCGGGTCCCGGAAACCGAAAAAAGCGGCCGGGTCCACACTTCCGCCGCCACCGTAGCAGTCTTACCGGAAGCTGAGGAAGTTGACATTGAAATCAAGCTTGAAGATTTACGAATTGATGTTTTTCGAGCAGGCGGACACGGCGGTCAAAGCGTCAATACCACTGACTCAGCAGTACGAATCACCCATTTACCTACCGGCACGGTAGTTTCTTGCCAGGACGAAAAATCTCAACAACAAAATAAGGCCAAAGCGCTCCAAATTTTACGCTCACGAATCTTAGCATCGGAACAGGAAAGGATTGCCAAGGAGCGGGGCGAATCACGTAAACTGCAGATTGGTTCAGGTGACCGATCGGAAAAAATTAGAACCTATAATTTCCCCCAGGACCGTGTTACCGATCACCGTATTAAACAAAATTTCAACCAGATTGAACTGATTATGGATGGTAAAATTGAACCAATCATCGAGGCTCTCAAACAAGCCGATCGATAA
- the rpmE gene encoding 50S ribosomal protein L31 — MKKEIHPKYYSDAKVTCACGNTFTVGSTQKELNVEICSMCHPFYTGKQKLLDTARRVEKFQERLAKKETAASTRKGKKTKRQSRTAKTGTKTSKKEQ; from the coding sequence ATGAAAAAAGAAATTCACCCAAAGTATTATTCTGACGCGAAAGTTACCTGTGCCTGCGGTAATACTTTTACTGTTGGCTCAACTCAAAAGGAACTAAACGTTGAAATCTGTTCAATGTGTCATCCTTTTTATACCGGCAAGCAAAAACTGCTTGATACTGCCCGACGAGTTGAAAAATTCCAGGAACGACTTGCCAAGAAAGAAACGGCGGCCAGCACCCGAAAAGGCAAAAAGACAAAACGCCAGAGCCGGACTGCCAAGACTGGAACCAAAACTTCCAAAAAAGAACAGTAA
- a CDS encoding nucleotide exchange factor GrpE, which yields MTTPHDIPDRDEKSLETEVEELKHKMQEYLDGWRRAKADYSNLKKESEKRVQEMAQFANAALLAELLPIFDHFKLALQHVPDDQKTADWVVGLGHIKNQFQEFFKRLGIEEIQTVGQKFDPQLHEALVTEKRDGVSSGIIVEEVKSGYTLHNKVINPAQVKVAE from the coding sequence ATGACTACGCCACATGATATTCCGGACCGTGATGAAAAAAGTTTAGAAACGGAAGTTGAAGAGTTAAAACATAAAATGCAAGAGTACCTTGACGGTTGGCGCCGTGCTAAAGCCGATTACTCCAATTTGAAAAAAGAGTCGGAAAAGCGGGTGCAGGAAATGGCTCAATTTGCTAACGCCGCCCTGCTGGCTGAATTGTTACCAATCTTTGACCATTTTAAATTGGCGTTGCAACACGTGCCCGATGATCAAAAAACCGCGGATTGGGTGGTGGGACTTGGTCATATTAAAAATCAATTTCAGGAATTTTTTAAGCGACTAGGAATTGAGGAAATTCAAACAGTTGGCCAGAAATTTGATCCTCAGCTTCATGAAGCGCTAGTGACTGAAAAACGTGACGGTGTGTCAAGCGGCATTATTGTTGAAGAGGTGAAGTCAGGCTATACATTGCATAATAAAGTAATTAACCCGGCACAAGTCAAAGTTGCCGAATAA
- a CDS encoding Hsp20/alpha crystallin family protein, with the protein MPIIKWTPFLEPFEEMEKFISDHGASGFAPAIDVYETKDNVVVEAPLAGIDPKDVEISIENDVLTIKGKVKRESEVDDKNYYRKEIRSGSFFRSVALPAHVVSADAEAESIEGLLKITIPKAPEAKPKTIKVKVAPPKDKK; encoded by the coding sequence ATGCCTATCATTAAATGGACGCCATTCCTTGAGCCATTTGAGGAAATGGAAAAATTTATCTCCGACCACGGTGCTTCGGGGTTTGCCCCAGCCATTGATGTCTATGAAACAAAAGACAATGTTGTGGTGGAAGCGCCGCTGGCCGGAATTGACCCAAAAGACGTCGAAATTTCAATTGAAAACGATGTCTTAACGATCAAGGGTAAAGTTAAGCGGGAATCAGAGGTTGACGATAAAAATTATTACCGCAAAGAAATTCGCTCGGGAAGTTTCTTTCGTTCAGTGGCTTTGCCGGCTCATGTTGTTTCAGCGGACGCGGAGGCCGAGTCGATTGAGGGGTTGTTAAAGATCACCATTCCAAAAGCGCCGGAAGCAAAACCAAAAACGATTAAAGTAAAAGTGGCGCCGCCAAAAGACAAGAAGTAA